Below is a window of Hydrogenimonas thermophila DNA.
ACATAGTACATAAAACATAACTCCTTCTTGATTGCTTGATATTTGGGTTGTGCTCACAGCCTCCTAACTCTATAGAACGGTAGAACATAAGCTCTCCAATAGCGTTTCATAGGTGAGTTAGCTAGCCCAAATTAGATAGGCTTTGTTGGGTCATCTTCTGACAAGGACAAACAGATCTTTAATTTGTGCCATTGACTGTGAATTGCAAAAAGCAGCTAACACAACTGTCTTTATGCTAACACAACTTTTATAACTTTTTCATCCTCTTTTGAGTGATGAGAAGTTATAAATGTATTATAGGAGGTCAAACAATGGGTAGACAACCATTAGTTGTAGTAACAGGTTCTACTAGAGGAAGTCGAACAGCTTGGTTTATGAGTCGTTTTATGCTCTCATTGTTTGGAATTAATGCTAACTTTTTTCATCCTGATTCGTGGAATAGAGATGTTAAGATGGATGGACTTCTTATTATGGGAGGGGTTGATATTGATCCATCTGTATATGGAGGAGTAAAGCACTCATCTATTTTAAAAAGTGATGTTAGACGAGATGAGATGGAACTATTTTTACTTGAAAAAGCAGATAAAGAGAATTTGCCTGTTATGGGTATTTGCAGGGGTATGCAGATGATAAATCTGTTTTATGGAGGAACCTTGCATCAGCATATTGAAGAGTTGCCATTGGAGTATCCTCACCTTAGAACCCCTTTTCCATTGCGTAATATTACTATTGAGCCTGAAACAAAGTTACACTCTATTCTTGGAGTATCTATTATAAAAGCAAATGCATTGCATCATCAAGCTGTAAATAGAGTGGGTGAAGGATTACGTTGCGCTGCATATGACCAAAATAGAATAATACAAGCTATAGAAGGAGTGGGTGAAAAATTTATTCTTGGTTTGCAGTGGCATCCTGAATTCATTCCTTATTTATGGCATAGCAGGGCAATATTTTCAACTTTTTGTAAAATAATACGATACAATAAAGTTAAGAGAGGATAATTAAGAGTGAAAAAGTTACATTGGTTTATTTTAATTGGCTCAATTGTTGCTATATTAACCAGTATAGGATATGTGCTTTTTAACTATTTAAATAAAGAAGTATCAGTTAGAGAAGAAAAGTTTTATAGTAATGAAGCTGAAACTATTCGTAACAGTGTAATAGCAATGATTGAAGAGAAAGAGAAATCAACTCTCGCTATAGCTGTTACAATGCAGAATAATTATGTACTTATAGATTCATTTAAATCAGGTATTGTTCCAGAAGAGAGATTTAAATATATAATAAAAATGTTGAATGAAAAAACTCTTTATAAAAATGTGTGGTTTCAATTAATTGATAAAAATGGAAAATCTTTATATAGAAGTTGGACATCTAATAATTATCATATAACAAACCGAGAAGATATTAAATTACTGCTTAAAAAGCCAGAAGTGCAGTCGGGTATTAATGTAAGTGCATTTACAATTTATTTTAAAGCATTAGTACCAATTTATGATAAAGATAGACAATTTTTAGGAATTTTTGAAGTAATAACACATTTTAATTCCATAGCTCGACAGTTCCATAAAAAAGGAACACACTCTATTATATTGGCTGATAAACGTTTTAAAAATATATTGAAGTATCCTTATACAAATAAATTTATTGATGACTACTATGTTGCAAATTTTAATGCAGACTCATATTGGATTGATTATATAAAACGTAATGGTGTTGAAAACTATATTAATATTACTAGCTATCGTATAGAAACAGATCAAATGATATTAACTGTACCAATAAAAAATAGTAATGAAACTATTGGGTATTACATACTTATAAAACCAATAAGCAATATAAAAGATGCTTCCTTATCGTTTTTTATTTTCAAATTTATAACTTTAGCAGGTTCTTTAAGTGCAATACTTATGATAATAATTATTGTTTTATTATGGAGAAGAAGTGAGCAAAGAAAATACTACTATAAACATATTATTGATGCTTCTTCCAATATAATTCTTGTTTTAAATAAAAATAATAATTTAATAGATATTAATAGAAAGTTTTTTGATTATTTTAGTGATTATAAATCGTTAGAAGAGTTTAAAGCTGAGTATAAATGTATTGGAGATTTTTTTGTTAAAGAAGATGGTTTGCTTCAGAAATTTATGGATGGAAAACATTGGTTGGAGTTTTTAATAGAACATCCTACTAAAGAGTATAAAGCAAAAATTGTATATAAAGATAAAGAGTGGTACTTTAAAGTACATGCTAACAGTATTTTTAAAAGTAAAAATACTCATTATGTAGTTATTTTAAATGATGTAACTACTCTTGAAAAACAGAGAAAAAAGCTTGAAAAGGCTTCATTAACAGATCCTTTAACAGGAATTGGCAATAGAAGATATTTTAATATTAAACTAGATAATGAGATTATACGTAGTAAACGTTACTCAGTACCTCTGTCCATTATAATGTTTGATATAGATCATTTTAAAAAAGTTAATGATGAATTTGGTCATGATGTTGGCGACTCGGTATTGAAAGAGTTGGCAAGAATTATAAAAAAGAATTTAAGACAAATAGATATATTTTGTCGTGTTGGTGGTGAAGAGTTTATGATCATTTTACCTGAGACAGAAGAGAAAAATGCATACCAGATTTCTGAAAAGCTTCGTAAAATTGTTGAGTCTCATTCAAAAGAGTCCATTCCAAAAGTTACTATAAGTCTTGGGATAGCTCAATTTTTTAAGAATGATGATAAAGATAATTTGCTAAAACGAGTAGATAATGCTTTATATAAAGCAAAAGAGAATGGAAGAAATCAGAGCTGTATTGCAAAGTAATTTATAAAGTCAGGTTTTTTAATGGATTATGAGATACTAAAACCGCTGTTAATATCGCTAGTTCTTGGTTTTGCTATAGGGATGCAAAGAACATTAACCTATTTACATACTCCTGAAACAGTATTTGCAGGAAGTCGTACATTTGCATTAATAGCATTGGGCGGTTTTATTTCTGGATGGCTACAATCTTTTGTTCCTGGTTTTGTATTGGTCTCTACTGCTATATTTGCACTGCATATAGGTTTGTCATATTATATGAAAGTACAAAAAAGACAAAAACAGGGTATGACTACTCAAATTACAGCTATCATAACATTTTTTCTTGGTTTGATGATTTGGTACGATTTAGAGAATTATGCAATTTTTATAGGAGTAATAGTAATTATACTTCTTGAGATAAAGCCAAAATTACTAAAGTTTGAGTCTCATATTAGTGCATCTGACATTAATGCAGTAGTTTTACTGCTTGCTATGAGTTTTATTATCTTGCCTATATTGCCAGATGAGATGATTGGACCATATAATCTTTTTAACCCATACAAAACTTGGCTTATGGCTGTTATTATTGCTGGAATATCTTTTGTTGGCTATATTGCAATTAAGATATTTGGACAAAAACATGGAGTCTTTTTAACCGGAGCTGCCGGAGGTCTAATATCTTCTACGGCTGTAACAATCTCTCTAGCTAAAATGTTTCAAAAAAGATATGAATTAATAAACAATTATGCTGGTGGAATGGCTATAGCATGGACATTTATGTATCTGCGTGTACTATTTGAAGCTTTTATTATAAATCCTGAGTTTTCACTACGATTAGCTCCTGCATATTTGGGTGCAACAATAACTGGTTTATTGTTTAGTTACTATTTACATAAAAACTCTGATAGCACTTCTATTGATTTGGATAATTCAAATATTTCAAAAAATCCTTTACAGTTAAGTGAAGCTATAAAGTTTGGCATACTGTTTGGCATAATTTATGGAGCAATTGCTTTTGTTCAGACAAGGTATGGAAATATTGGTATCTATTTTGTCTCATTTTTTTCTGGAATTTCAGATGTTGATGCAATTACACTCTCTTTAAGTCAGCTTGCAAAAGATGGCAAAATAGATGAGTTTGCATCTATTATAGGAATTGTCATTGCCTCTGTAACCAATGCTTGCATAAAGCTTGGCATAGCATACTGGATTGGTGGAATAAAACTTGGATGGAGAATGACACAATTTATGATTTTAACACTCATTGCAATGGGTATTGGACTCTTTATAGAATATATATGATTTCTATGAGTATTTAGTTATTAAACAATTCTAATTAAAAAGTTGATTTGATTCTCATCTCTAACTTGCTATACTCTTTGATAGGGTAAATAAAAAATCAAGGATTTAATAATGGATGTACAGCATAAAGAGTTGGAAATGATGAGAGGTGAAATAGAGACAGAAATAAGGGCAATTTTCAAAGCAAATATGAAAATTTTTGACTGGGATATACCTGAAAATGATGATCGTGAGTCAGCACAGCTTATTATTAATGTAATGCAAGAGGCCATTGACAAACTTAAACAAGAGATTGAATCTGGTGAATTTGACAACTATTGAAATGAGGTAGGTGAGTTATGGATCAAAAGTATTGGACAAATGGAATAGAGACATTTAAAACTGTCTATTTTAAAAAGCATGAAAAAGATTTTTTAGAGTTGGTTGAAAAAGGTCAGAATCCAAAGGCTCTTTTTATAGGGTGTAGTGATTCACGTGTAATACCAAACTTGATAACTTCTACATCTCCTGGTGATCTTTTTGTAGTTAGAAATGTAGGCAATTTTGTTCCTCCTTTTAAACCTGATAATGACTTTCATGCTACTGCATCGGGCATAGAGTATGCAGTAAATCATTTGGAAGTTGATGAGATAATTGTTTGCGGTCATAGTGATTGTGGAGCATGCAAAGCTCTTTATGAAGATCACAGTGCTCATAAAGATGAGATGATCCATACAATAAAGTGGCTGGAGCTTGGTCAACCAGCAAAAGAGTTGGCACTTAAAAGTGTTCCAAATGATAATAGAGAAGAACTTCTTGAGGCAACAGAAAAGTTTTCTATCATTTATCAACTTCAAAATCTTTTAACATATCCTAGTGTTAAAAAGAGAGTAGACCAAGGCAAACTACATCTTCATGGGTGGTACTATCGCATAGATAGTGGTGAGGTAGAGTATTATGATCCTGACGATAAACAGTTTTATCCTTTATTGAAAGATGAATGTTAATGAAGATTGTTGTAGTGGGTGCCGGCGGTGTTGGTGGTTTTCTTGCTGCAATGCTGGCACGTTTGGGTAAAGATGTCTATCTTGTTGCACGTGGAAAACAGCTTGAAGCGATATCTGAAAATGGTATATGCGTTGAGTTAAATGGAGAGTCTATTTGTTGTAAACCAAAGATGGTTTCTGATGATCCATCCAATTTTAAAATTGATGCAGATGTCGTACTCTTTTGTACAAAAGGTTATGATCTGAAGTCAGCTGCCGAACTGGTTTCTCCTGTAGTTTCAGAAAATACACTTTTAGTGCCATTGGGAAATGGTGTTGGAAATGACAAAGTTTTGAAGCAACACTTTAACAGTAGTCTTGTAGCAAATGGAGCAATTTACATCGTTTCACACATTAAAGAGCCAGGAGTTATAACTGTCAAAGGAAAAGGGGCATTTGTTGTAATTGGCAAAGATAAAGAGGTTTCTGATCCTGTTAAGAAGCTTGGTGAGTTATTAAAACAAGCTGGAATAAAGACAAAAGTAAGTAATTCAATTACAACTGATGTTTGGAAAAAGTATCTTCTTATATCGGCAATGGCAACATTGACTAGCTGTTTTGATGAGCCTATGGGGGCTGTTGTTGAAAAGCATTCTAAACAACTTGATGCAATTTTACAGGAGATTCTGAAAGTTGGGCAGGCTGAAGGTGCTAAGCTTAACTTTGAAGATATTGAAAATGTAATTAACCAAGTTAAAAAAGTACCTTACGATTCACCAACTTCAATGTGGTTAGATTTTAAAGCTGGAAGAGAAACAGAGTTGGAGCAGTTAAGCGGATATATTGTAAAAAAAGCTGAAGAACATAATATTGAGGTGCCTGTAATGTCATGCTGTTATGAAAAATTAAAATGTAACATTTATAGAGAATATAGTTATTAGTATATAGATAATATATAAGTTGAAGATACTATAGTTGAAAGATAAAAGAGTGAAAAGCTTAAAGGTAGTTTTAAAATTAAGAAGTTATTTATCGTACACTTGTTATTATTTTGCTAACACACCCCCTCCACCTCTTAACAATGTGCCAACGAGGGGGTTTTCTTAATGAATGACTTTTCTAATAAGCTCCAAGTTATAAAAAATCAAGTAAATAGTTACAATAAACCGCATAAATCT
It encodes the following:
- a CDS encoding sensor domain-containing diguanylate cyclase, whose translation is MKKLHWFILIGSIVAILTSIGYVLFNYLNKEVSVREEKFYSNEAETIRNSVIAMIEEKEKSTLAIAVTMQNNYVLIDSFKSGIVPEERFKYIIKMLNEKTLYKNVWFQLIDKNGKSLYRSWTSNNYHITNREDIKLLLKKPEVQSGINVSAFTIYFKALVPIYDKDRQFLGIFEVITHFNSIARQFHKKGTHSIILADKRFKNILKYPYTNKFIDDYYVANFNADSYWIDYIKRNGVENYINITSYRIETDQMILTVPIKNSNETIGYYILIKPISNIKDASLSFFIFKFITLAGSLSAILMIIIIVLLWRRSEQRKYYYKHIIDASSNIILVLNKNNNLIDINRKFFDYFSDYKSLEEFKAEYKCIGDFFVKEDGLLQKFMDGKHWLEFLIEHPTKEYKAKIVYKDKEWYFKVHANSIFKSKNTHYVVILNDVTTLEKQRKKLEKASLTDPLTGIGNRRYFNIKLDNEIIRSKRYSVPLSIIMFDIDHFKKVNDEFGHDVGDSVLKELARIIKKNLRQIDIFCRVGGEEFMIILPETEEKNAYQISEKLRKIVESHSKESIPKVTISLGIAQFFKNDDKDNLLKRVDNALYKAKENGRNQSCIAK
- a CDS encoding ketopantoate reductase family protein; this translates as MKIVVVGAGGVGGFLAAMLARLGKDVYLVARGKQLEAISENGICVELNGESICCKPKMVSDDPSNFKIDADVVLFCTKGYDLKSAAELVSPVVSENTLLVPLGNGVGNDKVLKQHFNSSLVANGAIYIVSHIKEPGVITVKGKGAFVVIGKDKEVSDPVKKLGELLKQAGIKTKVSNSITTDVWKKYLLISAMATLTSCFDEPMGAVVEKHSKQLDAILQEILKVGQAEGAKLNFEDIENVINQVKKVPYDSPTSMWLDFKAGRETELEQLSGYIVKKAEEHNIEVPVMSCCYEKLKCNIYREYSY
- a CDS encoding gamma-glutamyl-gamma-aminobutyrate hydrolase family protein, with the translated sequence MGRQPLVVVTGSTRGSRTAWFMSRFMLSLFGINANFFHPDSWNRDVKMDGLLIMGGVDIDPSVYGGVKHSSILKSDVRRDEMELFLLEKADKENLPVMGICRGMQMINLFYGGTLHQHIEELPLEYPHLRTPFPLRNITIEPETKLHSILGVSIIKANALHHQAVNRVGEGLRCAAYDQNRIIQAIEGVGEKFILGLQWHPEFIPYLWHSRAIFSTFCKIIRYNKVKRG
- a CDS encoding carbonic anhydrase encodes the protein MDQKYWTNGIETFKTVYFKKHEKDFLELVEKGQNPKALFIGCSDSRVIPNLITSTSPGDLFVVRNVGNFVPPFKPDNDFHATASGIEYAVNHLEVDEIIVCGHSDCGACKALYEDHSAHKDEMIHTIKWLELGQPAKELALKSVPNDNREELLEATEKFSIIYQLQNLLTYPSVKKRVDQGKLHLHGWYYRIDSGEVEYYDPDDKQFYPLLKDEC
- a CDS encoding MgtC/SapB family protein, whose product is MDYEILKPLLISLVLGFAIGMQRTLTYLHTPETVFAGSRTFALIALGGFISGWLQSFVPGFVLVSTAIFALHIGLSYYMKVQKRQKQGMTTQITAIITFFLGLMIWYDLENYAIFIGVIVIILLEIKPKLLKFESHISASDINAVVLLLAMSFIILPILPDEMIGPYNLFNPYKTWLMAVIIAGISFVGYIAIKIFGQKHGVFLTGAAGGLISSTAVTISLAKMFQKRYELINNYAGGMAIAWTFMYLRVLFEAFIINPEFSLRLAPAYLGATITGLLFSYYLHKNSDSTSIDLDNSNISKNPLQLSEAIKFGILFGIIYGAIAFVQTRYGNIGIYFVSFFSGISDVDAITLSLSQLAKDGKIDEFASIIGIVIASVTNACIKLGIAYWIGGIKLGWRMTQFMILTLIAMGIGLFIEYI